Proteins encoded within one genomic window of Amycolatopsis sp. 2-15:
- a CDS encoding xanthine dehydrogenase family protein molybdopterin-binding subunit produces the protein MSDRLDAPLKVTGRAKYAMDHNLPGMAYGYVVVSTVAHGQVETMDADAAKEAPGVIAVYTPFERLDLRTPPVSPIMGETWVPLRNTDVDYYGQPIGFVVANSFEQARDAAMLVRVTYDEKPALVSFDDGLASAEDAPESRGNPPQIEVLADEVESIEDVFAAAPFVVDHAYRTATQNHAAMEPHSAVAVWDEGELTVYTGNQGSNLIATELAGALDLDVAAVHVINPYVGGAFGGKGRTSTPAFLAAAAARELGRPVKAALTREQVFTATATRATTLQKVTIGADADGTILGLRHDSWSSTAMDRSFVEPTSHGTSREWYATKNLSISQKMVPLNIPPTTFMRAPGEAPGSFALESAMDELALALDMDPIELRVRNSSLAPPGKDLQWSSKHLDECFTVGAREFGWSPRPNARVEGDWLVGVGMATAMFPALRFPATVGITLHADGTAEVATSGADPGTGLLNVMSSVGAESLDLAPSRITPRLGDSKLPPGGMSGGSTATASVGTAIMLAASEVLDALLALASAPGAPFAGQIVTYADGLLHGDTDTMPFGELLRAVGRESLSANGSSAPGEELTKHSFSSFGAQFCEVRVHRLTGEARVSRLLGVFDGGRIINDKLARSQIKGGMIWGVSAALHEALELDGVGRFANADFAGYLLPVNADIPDIDVHFVQYPDTFHNAVGARGIGEIATVGVAAAIANAIHNATGVRVRHIPIMVEDLLVD, from the coding sequence ATGAGCGACAGGCTCGATGCGCCGCTGAAGGTCACCGGGCGCGCGAAGTACGCGATGGACCACAACTTGCCGGGCATGGCGTACGGCTACGTCGTGGTCAGCACCGTGGCCCACGGCCAGGTCGAGACCATGGACGCCGATGCGGCGAAGGAGGCGCCCGGCGTTATCGCGGTGTACACGCCGTTTGAGCGGCTGGACCTGCGCACGCCGCCGGTGTCGCCGATCATGGGCGAGACGTGGGTGCCGCTGCGCAACACCGACGTCGACTACTACGGGCAGCCGATCGGGTTCGTAGTCGCGAACTCGTTCGAGCAGGCGCGCGACGCGGCGATGCTGGTGCGCGTCACGTATGACGAGAAGCCGGCGCTGGTGTCGTTCGACGACGGCCTGGCGTCGGCCGAGGACGCGCCGGAGTCGCGGGGGAACCCGCCGCAGATCGAGGTGCTGGCCGACGAAGTTGAGTCCATTGAGGACGTTTTCGCCGCCGCGCCGTTCGTGGTGGACCACGCTTATCGCACCGCTACGCAGAACCACGCGGCGATGGAGCCGCACTCGGCCGTCGCGGTGTGGGACGAGGGCGAGCTCACGGTCTACACCGGCAACCAGGGCAGCAACCTCATCGCCACCGAGCTCGCCGGCGCGCTGGATCTGGACGTCGCGGCCGTGCACGTGATCAACCCTTACGTCGGCGGCGCGTTCGGCGGCAAGGGCCGCACCTCGACGCCGGCGTTCCTCGCGGCAGCGGCGGCGCGGGAGCTGGGCCGTCCGGTGAAAGCGGCCTTGACCCGCGAGCAGGTCTTCACCGCGACCGCCACCCGGGCCACGACGCTGCAGAAGGTCACCATCGGTGCCGATGCCGACGGCACGATCCTCGGCCTGCGCCACGACTCGTGGTCGAGCACGGCGATGGACCGCTCCTTCGTCGAGCCGACCTCGCACGGCACCTCACGCGAGTGGTACGCCACCAAAAACCTGTCCATCAGCCAGAAAATGGTGCCGCTCAACATCCCGCCGACCACGTTCATGCGCGCGCCCGGGGAGGCGCCGGGCTCATTCGCGCTGGAAAGCGCGATGGACGAGCTCGCGCTGGCGCTCGACATGGACCCGATCGAGCTGCGCGTACGGAACAGCTCGCTCGCCCCGCCGGGCAAGGACCTGCAGTGGTCGAGCAAGCACCTCGACGAATGCTTCACCGTCGGCGCGCGCGAGTTCGGCTGGTCTCCGCGGCCGAACGCACGCGTCGAGGGCGACTGGCTCGTCGGCGTCGGCATGGCGACCGCGATGTTCCCCGCCCTCCGCTTCCCCGCCACGGTCGGCATCACGCTGCACGCCGACGGCACCGCGGAGGTCGCCACCAGCGGCGCCGACCCGGGCACGGGCCTGCTCAACGTCATGTCGTCCGTCGGCGCCGAGTCGCTGGACCTCGCGCCGTCCCGGATCACGCCTCGCCTGGGCGACTCCAAGCTGCCCCCGGGCGGCATGTCCGGCGGCTCCACCGCGACGGCCAGCGTCGGCACCGCGATCATGCTCGCCGCGAGCGAGGTCCTCGACGCGCTGCTGGCCCTGGCCTCCGCGCCGGGCGCCCCGTTCGCAGGGCAAATCGTGACGTACGCCGACGGCCTCCTCCACGGCGACACCGACACCATGCCCTTCGGTGAGCTGCTTCGCGCTGTCGGCCGGGAATCGTTGTCCGCCAACGGCTCCTCCGCCCCCGGTGAGGAACTGACCAAGCATTCGTTCAGCTCCTTCGGCGCCCAGTTCTGCGAGGTCCGCGTCCACCGCCTCACCGGCGAAGCCCGCGTCTCCCGCCTGCTCGGCGTCTTCGACGGCGGCCGCATCATCAACGACAAACTCGCCCGCAGCCAAATCAAGGGCGGCATGATCTGGGGCGTCTCCGCGGCCCTGCACGAGGCCCTCGAGCTGGACGGGGTCGGCCGCTTCGCCAACGCCGACTTCGCCGGCTACCTCCTGCCGGTCAACGCCGACATC